ATCCTGGCCGCACCGTCGAGGTCCGCGTGCCGCCCTACGGCGCCGTGCAGTGCATCGAGGGGCCGGTGCACACCCGCGGCACCCCGCCCAACGTCATCGAGACCGACGCGGCGACGTGGCTGCGGCTCGCGACCGGTGACCTGACGTGGGAGCAGGCGCTCGAGACCGGGGTGCGCGCGAGCGGCCAGCGGGCCCACCTCGACGGACTCCTCCCGCTGCTCTCGCCTACAGTGGAGACGTGAGCCCCGACCAGCCCCGCATCCCCAACTTCAAGCGTCTGCTCGTGTCGGGGGCGATGATCGGCCTGGTCGTCGGCGTCATCGTCGCGGTGTCCGGTGACGACGCGCAGGGGTACTCGCAGAGCAGCGCGATGCTCTACCTCGGCGCCCTCGGGGCCTTCGTCGGCACGGGTCTGGCGGGCCTGCTCGGCATCGCCCTCGACCGCTCCGGTCGCAGCCACTGACCCGGTCCCGACTTGGGCCGGTCTGACCCGGATCGTCCCGCGTCCGCGCTTGCGGCCCCTGCCGGTCGGCGCAAAAGGCACCACCCGGCATCCGGCGTGCCCTAGCCTCGCCCCACGTGCCCGCCGGTGCGGGACACCGCGGTCCCGACCCCGGGCTGACACCAAGGGGTCCCGATGTCACGACGCACCACCGCCCAGCCCACCACCCGCCCGGCGGCTCGTCGACGGCTGCGTGCCCTCGTCGGCGCCGGCCTCGGCGCCGCTCTCGTGGCGACGCTCGCCTCGGGCCTGGCGGCCGGCGGCGCCTCGGCGGCAGGGCCGACCCACGACCAGCTCATGGCCCCGTACCTCAACGGCCCGACCCACCCGCGCACCACCGGCATCGACATCGCCCGCGACAAGGTGCTCGTCGTCGCGCAGGGCCGCAACCTCGACACCTTCAAGCGGACGCCGATCGAGGAGGCGACCTTCGCCGACAAGTCGACGATGCTCGCCAACCGCAACGTCCCCCTCACCGGCATCACCGTCTACAACTGGACCGCCGACACCACCTCGCCGATCGTCTCCGGCAACCGGTACGCGACCTGGCCGCAGCTGCAGGGTGTCGTCGTCCGCGGCGGCGCCGTCGCGTCCGAGGGCCTGAACCACGACCGCCTCGACAGCATGACCCCCGAGGAGCGCTGGCAGGACACCTGCGGCGTGCTGCCCTCGTACCGCGCCCGCGGCCTCGACGCGTCGAGCATGTACGCCTACTCGGGCGGGCCGTACCAGGCCGTGCACCAGAAGCAGCTCGTCAAGAGCTGCTACGCCTTCGGTCGGCAGTACTCGACCAAGCGCAACGTCATGAATTCCCTCGCCGACCCGTGGGTGCTCGGCGTGCGCTCGCTGAACGGCGGGTGCGCCACCGCGAGCTCGACGTGCTTCGGCGTGAGCGGCACCCGTGGCTACGACACGCTCGAGAACCTGCGCGCCACCGTGACGCCCAAGGCGGGTGAGGTCGCGGTGCTGCAGGTCTACCACCTG
This is a stretch of genomic DNA from Terracoccus luteus. It encodes these proteins:
- a CDS encoding sterol carrier family protein, with amino-acid sequence MPPRRRTSVADGRRALDSVAAAGFTGDRATVGTAVRYTLDELATRHPGRTVEVRVPPYGAVQCIEGPVHTRGTPPNVIETDAATWLRLATGDLTWEQALETGVRASGQRAHLDGLLPLLSPTVET